The genome window caccctctcgctagggacagaggtagcagcagatacagccaggtagcgctttgctaacatggtaacataaggatatttgcctgtttgtaatagctttcgctcggtctgaagtttttgcgagtggtggaggcttaaatgctagcgggagttgggtttgcacttcagtcgtttggtaccggtgatattcacgttcgggtgatgccttttcaatgagtgtgcaagtttgatgtattgccagccgcgtaaccaatgttagttgaacaatgccgacaaacagcttggttcggtccacctgtctttgtccgtcatccttgtacgtaactgcgaaaccaaaatgttcccaaaaccggagacttcatgacgctggaggattttcgagctcaactttatctgcgttcgccatttcgacagttcctcaaattactggactacatttgaacgcatccctctgaccagctcgtccaatgaaatgacttgctcgctatgacgcgttgaacacaatgggtgcaaattactctgaatgctgtgacgcagcacctgagattacttccaagaagttgttcacgttctcaattttttacgtttaaggttatatgcgttcggtacacttcggtacacacgtgtaccgaaccgaagggcccgtaccgaataatttcggtacgggtacgtgtaccgttacacccctaacaactacacaaaaagctATCAAGAGTCTTTTGGACTCTGCAGAAAAATGGTAGGAACTCTGAAGATTAGAACATCTCTCATCCAGTCACGTCAGATCAATATATCTTCTGGCCCCACACTCAAGGTTCACTTGGCAGGTTTTTGTCATAATCGGAAACTGAAACAGGCTCTGTGGCGCAACGGTAGCGCGTCTGACTCCAGATCAGAAGGCTGCGTGTTCAAATCACGTCAGGGTCAATATTTGTGTTTCATCAAAGGATGCTAGTTCTCATTTGAAGACTAAATTAACGCCCTCGACTGAAAACTACAACAAATTCTATCTAGAGGTTTTTAGACTCTGCGGTTCAATAGTAATCGCTTTTAAGATTAGAACATCTCTTGTCCAGTCACGTCAGTTCAATATGTCTTCTGGCCCCACACTCAAGGTTAACTTGGCAGGTTTTTGGCATAATCAGAAACTGAAACAGGCTCTGTGGCGCAACGGTAGCGCGTCTGACTCCAGATCAGAAGGCTGCGTGTTCAAATCACGTCAGGGTCAATATTTGTGTTTCATCAAAGAATGTAGATTCTCATTTCAAGACCTCAATAAGGAACTCAACTGACaactactaggggtgtaacggttcacaaacatttaggttcggtacgtacctcggtctttaggtcacggttcggttcggtacgttttcggtacagtagaaaaaattatcacaaaacataacatttttttttttaattattattaaactgtgaataatgtattcactcaaataaatgcaaaatataataaaataaacattaaggtgccgcatttcgattaactgaaataatctgtatttgaactttactgtactagtactcacaacacataaactattagttttgggtttttaattattattaaactatgaatattcactcaaataaatataaaatataataaaataaacattaaggtgcagcttttcgataaactgaaataatctgtatttgaactgtactgtattaGTACCTTAGCActagcagccagtttgacattatgacttgcttgtcattgtattgtcatgtttttttaaagaaagatgaacttgtccacattgcttgccgaaagggcagatctgctggcagctggcactaacaatgtctcctgctgtggagaacacaccctctcgctagggacagaggtagcagcagatacagccaggtagcgctttgctaacatggtaacataaggatatttgccgtttgtaatagctttcgctcggtctgaagtttttgcgagtggtggaggcttaaatgctagcgggagttgggtttgcacttcagtcgtttggtaccggtgatattcacgttcgggtgatgccttttcaaatgagtgtgcaagtttgatgtattgccagccgcgtaaccaatgttagttgaacaatgccgacaaacagctttggttcggtccacctgtctttgtccgtcatccttgtacgtaactgcgaaaccaaaatgttcccaaaccggagacttcatgacgctggaggattttcgagctcaactttatctgcgttcgccatttcgacagttcctcaaattactgactacatttgaacgcatccctctgaccagctcgtccaatgaaatgacttgctcgctatgacgcgttgaacacaatgggtgcaaattactctgaatgctgtgacgcagcacctgagattacttccaagaagttgttcacgttctcaattttttacgtttaaggttatatgcgttcggtacacttcggtacacacgtgtaccgaacccaagggcccgtaccgaataatttcggtacgggtacgtgtaccgttacacccctaacaactacacaaaaagctATCAAGAGTCTTTTGGACTCTGCAGAAAAATGGTAGGAACTCTGAAGATTAGAACATCTCTTGTCCAATCATGTCAGTTCAATATATCTTCTGGTCCCACACTCAAGGTTAACTTGGCAGGTTTTTTGGCATAATCAGAAACTGAAACAGGCTCTGTGACGCAACGGTAGCGCGTCTGACTCCAGATCAGAAGGTTGCGTGTTCAAATCACGTCAGGGTCAATATTTGTGTTTCACCAAAGGATGCTAGTTCTCATTTGAAGACTAAATTAAGGCAACTGAAAACTGCAACACATTCTATCAAGAGGATTTTAGACTCTGCAGTTCAATAGTAATCGGTTTTAAGATTAGAACATCTCTCATCCAGTCACGTCAGTTCAATATGTCTTCTGGCCCCACACTCAAGGTTAACTTGGCATGTTTTTGTCATAATCAGAGACTTAAACAGGCTCTGTGGCGCAATGGTAGCGCGTCTGACTCCAGATCAGAAGGTTGCGTGTTCAAATCACGTCAGGGTCAATATTTGTGTTTCATCAAAGAATGCAGATTCTCATTTCAAGACTTCAATAAGGAACTCAActgacaactacacaaaaagctATCAAGAGTCTTTTGGACTCTGCAGAAAAATGGTAGGAACTCTGAAGATTAGAACATCTCTTGTCCAATCATGTCAGTTCAATATATCTTCTGGTTCCACACTAAAGGTTAACTTGGCAAGTTTTTGGCAAACTCCCAAACTGTGACAGGCTCTGTGGCGCAACGGTAGCGCGTCTGACTCCAGATCAGAAGGCTGCGTGTTCAAATCACGTCAGGGTCAATATTTGTGTTTCATCAAAGGATGCAAGTTCTCATTTGAAGACTAAATTAAGGCCCTCACCTGAAAACTACAACAAATGCTATCAAGAGGTTTTTAGACTCTGCGTTTCAATAGTAATCGCTTTTAAGATTAGAACATCTCTCATCCAGTCACGTCAGTTCAATATGTCTTCTGGCCCCACACTCAAGGTTAACTTGGCAAGTTTTTGTCATAATCGGAAACTGAAACAGGCTCTGTGGCGCAACGGTAGTGCGTCTGACTCCAGATCAGAAGGCTGCGTGTTCAAATCACGTCAGGGTCAATATTTGTGTTTCATCAAGAATGCAGATTCTCATTTCAAGACTTCAATAAGGAACTCAActgacaactacacaaaaagctATCAAGAGTCTTTTAGACTCTGCAGAAAAATGGTAGGAACTCTGAAGATTAGAACATCTCTTGTCCAATCATGTCAGTTCAATATATCTTCTGGTCCCACACTCAAGGTTAACTTGGCAGGTTTTTGGCATAATCTGAAACTGAAACAGGCTCTGTGGCGCAACGGTAGTGCGTCTGACTCCAGATCAGAAGGCTGCGTGTTCAAATCACGTCAGGGTCAATATTTGTGTTTCATCAAGAATGCAGATTCTCATTTCAAGACTTCAATAAGGAACTCAActgacaactacacaaaaagctATCAAGAGTCTTTTAGACTCTGCAGAAAAATGGTAGGAACTCTGAAGATTAGAACATCTCTTGTCCAATCATGTCAGTTCAATATATCTTCTGGTCCCACACTCAAGGTTAACTTGGCAGGTTTTTGGCATAATCTGAAACTGAAACAGGCTCTGTGGCGCAACGGTACCGACTCCAGATCCGAAGGCTGCGTGTTCAAATCACGTCAGGGTCAATATTTGTGTTTCATCAAAGGATGCTAGTTCTCATTTGAAGACTAAATGAAGGCCCTCAACTGAAAACTACAACAAATTCTATCACGAGGTTTTTAGACTCTGCGGTTCAATAGTAATCGCTTTTAAGATTAGAATATCTCTCATCCAGTcacgtcacttcaatatatCTTCTGTCCCCACACTCAAGTTTAACTTGGCAGGTTTTTGGCATAATGAGAATCTGAAACATTCAATATTTGTGTTTCATCAAAGGATGCTAGTTCTCATTTGAAGACTAAATTAAGACCCACAACTGAAAACTCCAAAAAATGCTATCGAGAGGTTTTTAGACACTtctggcgcgtttccactacaCGGCCTCGCTTGGCCTCGctcggtatggctaggcctcgttaggccttgttaggaccggctcactttatgctgcgtttccattacagttttggaactggggtagtaactttagtaacgcagtgtaggcggagccgtgacgtcatcttcaataagaaccccagaaaaacaacacagccgttagctgttagccctcagagctcacagctcctcatatctgttcagaaactagacaaaagttaaacaagtacaaaccacagactgcctgtgtcatggcgaatacagtcgctggtttatttatgtctgtatagcccgttgttgtgagtgcggacggtcggagcatacactgcattagcttagccgatctccattaaggccctgacacaccaagcagtcaccagagaacACGCCGACTGTtccgtcggcgtgttctcctgcgtcttggccatgtgtcgcactggaacacaccgcaaagacttcagccaagCACGtatgaactgcgcatgcgtgagcagcaataactctccttaccagcaggcgacggtagtgtgtattcgtcattcaaaagaggcaacaaccggaagacagagaagaagaacagactatgtgatataaacaaacaacaaatagcgtgtgcgttccattttcactctcgtctatcaaaaacatgtttcgtgtggtactggagctatcagccattggagtgttgcttgtggaagacattctcaagcaactgtttcacttctcatgcactgattcgctagctgaacagccaatcagtgtGATTTCTTTGTCCGACTGCCTGTGAAAGGCCAagtaaggcgtgtcacggccggcggtgcgggacacaccaaattgagtttgggcgacagggCACGCTTCGTCGTCCGACTAACGAAAACAGCCGATttcggcctggtgtgtcagggcctttcgacaacatacattttaaaaggtttttcacctgccgtctgtctgcagacttgtgaaagcattaattcatggtttttactaaccggtatcagtatgttgttacttcggcatcattttgaaacgtgtattacaattaaatcacagtcaaatatgttcatcttgttgtagttgtagcccctttgccagcgattctctctccagtttagcatactcagcctgactcagcctggtttttcctggccctagaaccacgattttatggggccagaaaaactgtgaatttgtacccgctagccggtaggccaagtggaaacgcaaccaaaaacgggccgctGACGTCACAGCTCTCTTAAACGGGGCTcctcgctgcagtggaaacgcgccataagagtAAAACGGTTCGCACTTTTAACATCCCTCGTGAAGTAATGATTCAGAAGTAATGATTCAAATAAGTTAgttaataaataaagaactgaaTAATATAAGTGAAACAaggaaaaaataaaaaggcagaaACTCACTGAGCATCCTACAGACACCCATCACTGTCTGGAAGACGGAACTGGAGAAGCAGGCACGGAGCCTCAGGGTGTTGCCGTTTGGAAGCCCCAGCCTCAGGGGCTTGTGTTGGGGCATGAAGACAAGCCGGGCGTCAGCGTGGATGCCATATTTCTCCAGAGTCCAGGCGGTTCGCAGCAGCCACCGCTGCTTCTGTTCCCACCACAGTGCATGGTCTGACCAATCACGCTTTATCTCTGCAGAGGACAGACACAAAACACATGTTGTTGCAAACTGAAATGCATTGAACATCTATAGTTTAAGCTATTTTGTATAAAGTGAGGCAGTAATCTTTGTTTGATTCGTAATTTTCTCGATCAAAGTTTGGACAGGTTTTCCCATTAATAACTACGAAGTGGTACCCAAACTACTGATAGACCCTTTCATTAATTATTCTACTGGCCATTCAACTGACAAACACTCCTCTTAAACCAGGAGAACAAAGTCTCCTGTTTATCCCCATTTCTCATGAGATTCTGTGATGAAATGCTCGCTTGCAGACTTCAGATTTCTTCTGAAAAAAAAGTCTATTGTGTCTATAATGTCaattttgaatgtaataataataaaaataataataataataataataacaatacataGTATTTATAAAGCCctttttcctggtgctcaaataAGCTTTACAAGTTAATAatgtcaaaataaaaataaatgtcctACAGTAAATGTAGGCCTGACTGGCTTTGGATAGGGTTGGGGAATTTCTTGTCAGGTATTGGAATGTTAATATTATTAATTTTAAAACTTTAAAGAGACATAATTAATAATGAACAAAACCTAGTTTAGGAATTGTATTACGGTCTGAATGGCTTGAAAGCACTTTGGTAATTTACAACATAGATTTCACCCTCATAAATTAATTAGATCAATTAGAGATTAATTAAggaaattgtactttttacaattAGTAAATTAGTCACTTTAACAGTTCATAAAGTATATAACTTGGATCATTTATCAACAGtgataaacatttaaaacaatatGTTAGTCCTACCGTTATTAAACAGTAGTTTAATGTAGAAATTACGTCAATGTAATGTCTGATAGTTTTCGCTTGTGTTCTTCCGCGCAGTCTGTGTCGGTCTAATAAACAAACCACTCCCTTATACACATCAGACTCTGTGGCGCAACGGTAGCGCGTCTGACTCCAGATCAGAAGGTTGCGTGTTCAAATCACGTCAGGGTCAATCTTTCTGTTGCGCCTTTGTTTAATGTCCGTGTAGGTGTAGATTAAATAAATTACATTGACTATGCGAAAATATGTAAATTTGACGAATATCACATTTGGAGATCTCGAAAATGTCAAACAATTTATTGTAACTCAACAAAAAGGACTGACTACCAAtttaaatgtcagttaaagAAATACTTTCAAACATTAGCTTGTTTAGGCTTGTTTTGTAgtattaaaatgtttaaagttTACATTAACAGTATTAATCACCATGTACAGAGACTGTTAGAATACGCCAGCATGTGATGCCATAAAGTAAGAATTATCAGGTTCATTTGGTTTCAAGATTGGAATTTAGTTTGACATGTTTGCTCTTTTAGGGCAAATGCTGAAGAAGTTGATTGGTTACTTAACTGTTGCATGATTTTTTGTAATGCATGCAGCATTACATCTTTTCAAAGTGTTACCCATACACTGTCTGAATTTTGGCCCTTATACAGTATACAAATAAGGTAACAATTGTGAGTCATTGCATTGAActtgggacagacagacagacaaacaatcAGACAGACTGAATgaaagacagacagagggactGAGACCTACGTGTCTTTTCCACCAGCTTCAGGATGACCCCTCCAACGTGGAGGTCAGAGGCCACGCTGAGGGTGACAGGTGGCGCGTCAGACCCCAGGTCCTCCACCATGACTAACAGGTCCCACGCCGACATACCGGGCGAAAAAGGCCTGGCATATAGACAGAAAGGAGAAGAAACCAGAAAAGTCAAACACTTGTTATCAAAAGCTGGCCAACAAGTGCATTAACAACTCAGACAAAACAGGCAAGGAAAATGGAGAACAACTTAATTGACCGGTGAGGTTACTTTTTTATGAGTTTTTTTCCAACACTTTGCTGAAACTGCCAACACCCTTTTTAAAATATACAACATCATGTTAGGCGACAAAGCAATTGTTTTAGGAACCTGTGCATGTCATGAGTAAGAAATATGCACTTTAAagcattatttatttgttaaaaggacatttaaaaacaagaaCACAAGAATATATGCTAAGAAATGCACAAGAATACGATTTTTGTATAGAACTTGATTGATCTGATAATCAAAACCCTGCCTTAAGTTTACAAAGTATTTCAGACATAAATGAGACCTAGATCACCTGTCAATCACACAGCCTCTCAACTTCGAAAAAAAAGGTTTTCATCATAGTTCAGTATCACATGATActgattaacacacacacacacacacacacacacacacacacacacacacacacacacacacacacacacacacacacacacacacacacacaatctggaAGGGTGCGTTGATCCTGGCAACATGTCCAGTTTGatgagcacttcctgtttctaactTGAACAATCACCAGTGACACACACTTCCGCTTACTGACCCGCCCAATAGGAGACGTTCATCCAATGCCAATACAGAGACCCACTACATGTGTATGAAAGTGTAAGcccatttaaaatatattacattatagGATTAAACTGTTCATCTTTGTTCAATGTATAGGTAACTTTAAATAATTGAATCACAGACAATGACATAACAAAGACTAGATGACATGCCTGCAACCCTCCTTACTTCTTTTGAAGGCCTTGACTTTCTTCATCTGTATGTTTTTGTATATAAGTTCTGAACCACGACCACTTCCACTTCACTTTTTCACATTATATTTTGTTGAGCTTGTTACCTAATAAATTACGCAACATTTAAAGTATAAACAAGCATAACGTGTACACATGAAGCCTTAATGACCACTCTGTCCTCATGCTTTCTCCCTTTCtctcacatcacacacacaaattgaAAGAAAAATACCGTCAGTCTCCTCCGTCCAAAGTTTTAAGATGTGGAAACTGGTGGGACTCTTGTGCCTCTTTCACACCTCTGAAGAAGTTCACCCAGGTTTTCTGAGAACAATTTTCAGCAGTGTCGTTCCCCTCTCGGGCTGGGTAGGTTGTGGTCTGTGTAGCTGAGTCTGCGCTGCTTGTGTCACTTCTGTCAAGAAAGGCTTGTTCCTTTTTTTGTCAGTTTCCGCCAGGCGGAAATGTGAAAAGAGCTCAAGTTTTGACTGACAGACAGGCAGATAGTGAGTGCTGCATAAAAggcaatgtgtgtgtatgtgtgtgtttttatgtgtgCTCAATAGAAGCTAAAAAGACAGACAACACATATTATTGCTGTCCTTAGTTTGGCTATTTCTCTTTAGCTTCCATTTTATGGGATGGAAGAACACAGACAATAGATTGATTATTGGTAAAGATTGTGTATGTTGCATATAAATAATTAGTAGTGTTAACGTGATCATCAGTTTTTTTAATGCCTTTTCAGATGCAAAATAAAGAATAAACAGGAAATTGTTTAGCCCATTAAAACAGCAATTAAATAGTTTCTGAAACTGAGAGCAGGCATAACGACCTAGGCAactaagtaataataataataataataataacacaaataataatatttccCAAGCAAATGCCCATgcagtgttgtttttttaatatgcTATACTACAATTTGTTTGTGCAAATTCTCTTTATTTATCAACTATTGTGTTGGCTGATATTTTAATTGAGATTTTGAAGAATAGAAGTGAAGGAGGCTTTTAAGCCTttataaaaatatgttttttgcaAACACAGTcgagtatacatttaaatacataaataataagaagaatgacattaaataataataatgacaattaaatctttaaaatgtaaacttcgaTTATAAACATTTATTGTGAAAAAAAGGTAAATGTTATTTTGAAGTCCCTGTACAGTTTGTTGTTTAGTTGTTATTTTCCTTTTTCGTAGCCTATGTAAAATGTACACAACATACTCTTCCATTTGACCTCTGAATGTTTATAATGGTGAAATAAATGCGTACCAATTCTGGTTGCGCAAATGATATAGAGTTCAATAACTTATATTTGGATAAATACAAATCTATTGAACATATCATTTTTGATGTGTACTTCTTTAATCTAGATAGGAGGCGTGGATTTGTGGTCGTTGGCTTCCGCCTCCCCACTTCATCGGAGTCGGGGGTTTACATTCCATGTGAGATTAACATAGAGCTGCACTTGTCACATTGTAGCATACATTTTCGCTGGTAATAATATAAACTCTTAAATACCGGCCTAGATATCGTACTTCGTTCAATGACACGATACAAAGTAGTTTTGTGGTTAACGAAACCTACAAGCACCCCTTGTAAATGGTGCATTCCACATGTGGAAGTCCAAAACAAAAATGCCAAATGAGCTCCAACCTAACCAACGTTCAACTGCTAACACCGAAACCGAAACCTAACCCCGGTGTGTCTGACACTGATCCTTGTAAAGCTTCGTAACACGAACCGAGCCCCCTCGGCGTCACTCAGGCATGGCACTTCAAATATCAGCTCTATTTTCATATATGAGAGCCTCACGGTGCACTACTCTGTCCCGTGTCCGTGCTGACTTCCAGGCAGCCGGTGTCAGGTTTAAACACGGTGTAACTCCAGGAAGCCCCCCAGGTCCTGTTCGCGGCCACATTAACGCTGCTCTCCGAGCTGAAAAGTTTTCCACAACACCGACAAACGCAGCAATTTGGAGGTCCAGCCAGGTAAAGGCTTCCTCTTCACCCCGAGGCTGGCTGGGAAAGGTAGCCCTCGGTGCCGCCCTGGGAGTAAGCACATTTGCTCTGGTCCAGTCTCTCCACACCGGAACAGTCACCGCCATGGCCCGCAAACTTAACCTGAACTCCGCTGATGGAGACTGGAAGGAGACCAAGGGTGAGACTCTTCAACCAAGAAAGAGAAGATTTTAATGTAATAGCCTATTTACAACAGCTACCGTGCAATGTGTTTTGTCAACAAATTAAAGAGACACATGTGTGCTGCCTGTCACatgaccaaaacacacctccAACTCTCGCTGGCTGATAGATAGACTTAGTTTAGTTAATATGCATTATAAAAAtatacacaatacacacaatggaaccccccccccccagtgggTAAAGGAGAGGAAGTCCTCAATGGCTTTTTCGCATTCATCTTCCCCTAATTTAACAATAAAAAATTACATTAGGCCTACTCATCAATGACGACAAACAATCAACAACATTTCAAACAAAAAACACACCAAATAATATGTACAAAACACACAAGTAAGCATACACTGTAAaagaaaatatagaatgaaaaCAGACCAAACAATATAAACCCTGGAATAAAATATGTAGAACCAACAACATCATCCTATTTTGAATATCAGTTCAAGataaaaaatgaaatgtttCTTTAATTGTGTCCTTAAAAAAAACGGAATTATAAGTTATTTGGTCAAATATGATGTAGCTTACCTCAGTTCTCAAATGCCTAAAACAAGCGATCAAGCAATCAAACAAAAATGTTCAACGAAAAAGAGTACAATTATTTAGGCATAATATTTTGTGTTTTGCTATGTCAAAGTGGAGCTTGTATACTATTAACGTACAATAGGCCTATACTGTTTATGCACAATAAATAAAAGATTAATGAATGAAGAACATCTATACTTCAACAAACTGACTTGTTTAAAGAACATTTCATTATGTTAAAAATAATATCATTGTACACCACATGCTTCAGGTTTTGCTGTATCAATCGTTTATTGGGGGTATGCATGagcttttttgttttattcttcatAAAGCTTTTTTTCAGTCTGGTATTCCTGAAGTACCATGTACTCTGTTTCTTAAAATACATAACAAGGGTATTTTATATCTAGCTAACAGGTTATTTTCTTCCTGTCCTCTTCctttatttttctctttcagACTACttgctgtctctgtctgtgacgGACAGGCGTCAGCACTACAGGACGTCTGACTTTGTGCCACTGCACGACATCTCAGTGTGGACTCCCACTGCAGGTCAGACACCCGACATCAGTCACAGTCTCTGTCAGGTTCATTCAGGGTTGGGTGGTAGTGCCAGCGAGAATTTAACAGAGGGATGCAGCATGAATAGCATTATCAGATATTTGGCCACATCACACCAAAAGCATTTTAAAATGATTAATAGCAACATATAAACAGATGGAAACGTCTTTTATAGAAAATGTAATATTGTCATATGTAACAAGTCAAGAAAATGAAGCACACACAATGTAAAAGATGAATATACAGACATAAGATGACATTTCATGTAAATATATCATCACACCTTGGAAGTAGGTGAAGTTTGAAATCCCTGCTTTACTCAAATGTATTGGAATATTTTAGTTGACTCTATTCAGTAAAgattttctaaaatgttttactttaatgAATAGTGGAATGGTGTTATGCTGTGATCTAAATCCTGCTCAGGATTACGACATTAATTATTAAATTAATGTTGTATACctttcattttctttttaacTCTGTAGACCCATAATACATAATGGTCagaaataataacaatacacaTAATCCTCTTCTTTAACTTAGCTTAACACTTGAGATATCACTATTGTAAGAATTGTAGTTGTTTTGGTCAACTATCG of Pseudochaenichthys georgianus chromosome 10, fPseGeo1.2, whole genome shotgun sequence contains these proteins:
- the macrod1 gene encoding ADP-ribose glycohydrolase MACROD1 isoform X3, encoding MALQISALFSYMRASRCTTLSRVRADFQAAGVRFKHGVTPGSPPGPVRGHINAALRAEKFSTTPTNAAIWRSSQVKASSSPRGWLGKVALGAALGVSTFALVQSLHTGTVTAMARKLNLNSADGDWKETKDYLLSLSVTDRRQHYRTSDFVPLHDISVWTPTAAKKTLLGGGGVDGAIHRAAGPMLKQECASLHGCETGEAKITCGYGLPAKYVIHTVGPVAQGGVGDEEKKALRSCYKNSLNAAAKNNARSVAFPCISTGVYGYPPEQAVHEALATVREYLDEHHDKLDRVIFCVFLPTDKELYMKTLPLYFPAEDTVKSKL